One genomic window of Nicotiana sylvestris chromosome 10, ASM39365v2, whole genome shotgun sequence includes the following:
- the LOC104225269 gene encoding alpha-glucan water dikinase, chloroplastic isoform X2, translating to MSNSIGNNLLHQGFLTSTVLEHKSRISSACVGGNSLFQQQVISQSPLSTEFRGNRLKVQKSKIPMGKQRPISSSPQAVLTTDASSELAEKFSLEGNIELQVDVRPPTSGDVSFVDFQVTNGSDKMFLHWGAVKFGKETWSLPNDRPDGTKVYKNKALRTPFVKAGSNSILRLEIRDAAIEAIEFLIYDEAQDKWIKNNGGNFRVKLSRKETRGPDVSVPEELVQIQAYLRWERKGKQNYTPEQEKEEYEASRTELQEEIARGASIQDIRARLTKTNDKGKRKEEPLPVTKSDIPDDLAQIQAYIRWEKAGKPNYPPEKQIEELEESRRELQLELEKGITLDELRKKITKGEIKTKVAKHLKKSYSTAERIQRKKRDFGQLINKYPSSPAVQVQKVLEEPPALSKIKLYAKEKEEQVDDPVVNKKIFKVDDGELLVLVTKSSGKIKVHLATDVNQPITLHWALSKSPGEWMAPPSSVLPPASVILDKAAETPFSACSSDGLTSKVQSLDIVIEDDNFVGMPFVLLSGGRWIKNQGSDFYVDFGSASKPALKAAGDGSGTAKSLLDKIADMESEAQKSFMHRFNIAGDLIEEATGAGELGFAGILVWMRFMATRQLIWNKNYNVKPREISKAQDRLTDLLQNAFTNHPQYREILRMIMSTVGRGGEGDVGQRIRDEILVIQRKNDCKGGMMEEWHQKLHNNTSPDDVVICQALIDYIKSDFDIGVYWKTLNENGINKERLLSYDRAIHSEPNFRRDQKEGLLRDLGHYMRTLKAVHSGADLESAIANCMGYRTEGEGFMVGVQINPVSGLPSGFQDLLHFVLDHVEDKNVEALLEGLLEAREELRPLLFKPNNRLKDLLFLDIALDSTVRTAVERGYEELNNANPEKIMYFISLVLENLALSVDDNEDLVYCLKGWNQALSMSKDGGNHWALFAKAVLDRTRLALASKAEWYHHLLQPSAEYLGSALGVDQWALNIFTEEIIRAGSAASLSSLLNRLDPVLRKTANLGSWQIISPIEAVGYVVVVDELLSVQNKTYKNPTILVAKSVKGEEEIPDGAVALITPDMPDVLSHVSVRARNGKVCFATCFDPNILADFQAKEGRILLLKPTPSDIIYSEVKEIELQSSSNLVEAETSATLKLVRKQFGGRYAISSDEFTSEMVGAKSRNIAYLKGKVPSWVGIPTSVALPFGVFEKVLSDEINQGVVNKLQILTKKLSEGEFSALSEIRRTVLELSAPAQLINELQEKMQGSGMPWPGDEGPKRWEQAWMAIKKVWASKWNERAYFSTRKVKLDHDYLCMAVLVQEIINADYAFVIHTTNPSSGDSSEIYAEVVRGLGETLVGAYPGRALSFICKKKDLNSPQVLGYPSKPIGLFIKRSIIFRSDSNGEDLEGYAGAGLYDSVPMDEEDEVVIDYSSDPLITDANFRQTILSNIARAGNAIEELYGSPQDIEGVVRDGKIYVVQTRPQM from the exons ATGAGTAATTCCATAGGGAATAACTTGCTGCACCAGGGATTCCTTACCTCAACAGTGTTGGAACATAAAAGTAGAATCAGTTCTGCTTGTGTTGGAGGCAACTCTTTGTTTCAACAGCAAGTGATCTCCCAATCGCCTTTATCAACTGAATTTCGAGGTAACAGGTTAAAGGTGCAGAAAAGTAAAATACCTATGGGAAAGCAGCGTCCTATTTCTAGTTCTCCTCAGGCTGTACTAACCACTGATGCTTCTTCTGAG CTTGCAGAAAAGTTCAGCCTAGAAGGGAATATTGAGCTACAG GTTGATGTTAGGCCTCCCACTTCAGGTGACGTGTCCTTTGTGGATTTCCAAGTTACAAATGGCAGTGACAAAATGTTTTTGCACTGGGGGGCAGTAAAGTTCGGGAAAGA AACATGGTCTCTTCCAAACGATCGTCCAGATGGAACCAAAGTGTACAAGAACAAAGCACTTAGAACTCCTTTTGTTAAA GCTGGCTCTAACTCCATCCTGAGACTGGAGATACGGGATGCTGCTATAGAAGCTATAGAGTTTCTCATATACGATGAAGCCCAAGATAAATG GATAAAGAATAATGGTGGTAATTTTCGTGTCAAATTGTCAAGAAAAGAGACACGAGGCCCTGATGTTTCAGTTCCTGAGGAGCTTGTGCAGATCCAAGCATATTTGAGGTGGGAGAGGAAGGGAAAACAGAATTACACCCCTGAGCAAGAGAAG GAGGAATACGAGGCTTCTCGAACTGAGCTACAGGAGGAAATAGCTCGTGGTGCTTCCATACAGGATATTCGAGCCAGGCTAACAAAAACTAATGATAAAGGTAAAAGGAAAGAAGAGCCTCTTCCTGTAACAAAGAGTGATATACCCGATGACCTTGCCCAAATACAAGCTTACATTAGGTGGGAGAAAGCAGGAAAGCCGAACTATCCTCCAGAAAAACAAATT GAAGAACTGGAAGAATCAAGAAGAGAATTgcaacttgagcttgagaaagGCATTACACTTGATGAGTTGCGGAAAAAGATTACAAAAGGGGAGATAAAAACTAAGGTGGCCAAGCACCTGAAAAAAAGTTATTCTACCGCTGAAAGAAtccaaagaaagaagagagactTTGGGCAGCTTATTAATAAGTATCCTTCCAGTCCTGCAGTGCAAGTACAAAAGGTCTTGGAAGAACCACCAGCCTTATCTAAAATTAAGCTTTATGCCAAGGAAAAGGAGGAGCAGGTTGATGATCCAGTCGTAAATAAAAAGATATTTAAGGTTGATGATGGGGAGCTACTG GTACTGGTAACAAAGTCCTCTGGGAAGATAAAAGTACATCTAGCTACAGACGTAAATCAGCCAATTACTCTTCACTGGGCGTTATCCAAAAGTCCTGGAGAGTGGATG GCACCACCTTCAAGCGTATTGCCTCCTGCGTCAGTTATTTTAGACAAGGCTGCTGAAACACCTTTTTCAGCCTGTTCTTCTGATGGTCTAACTTCTAAG GTCCAATCTTTGGATATAGTAATTGAAGATGACAACTTCGTGGGGATGCCATTTGTTCTTTTATCTGGTGGAAGATGGATTAAAAACCAAGGGTCGGACTTCTATGTTGACTTTGGTTCTGCATCTAAACCAGCTCTCAAG GCTGCTGGGGATGGCAGTGGAACTGCAAAATCTTTACTGGATAAAATAGCAGATATGGAAAGTGAGGCTCAGAAGTCATTTATGCACCG GTTTAATATTGCAGGTGACTTGATAGAAGAAGCCACTGGTGCTGGTGAACTTGGTTTTGCTGGAATTCTTGTGTGGATGAGGTTCATGGCTACAAGGCAGCTGATCTGGAACAAAAACTATAACGTCAAACCACG TGAAATAAGTAAAGCTCAGGACAGGCTTACAGACTTGTTGCAGAATGCTTTCACCAATCACCCTCAGTACCGTGAAATTTTGCGGATGATTATGTCAACTGTTGGACGTGGAGGTGAAGGAGACGTAGGACAGCGAATTAGGGATGAAATTTTGGTTATCCAG AGGAAAAATGACTGCAAGGGTGGCATGATGGAAGAATGGCATCAGAAGCTGCATAACAACACTAGTCCTGATGATGTTGTGATCTGTCAG GCATTGATTGACTATATCAAGAGTGACTTTGATATTGGTGTTTATTGGAAAACCCTGAATGAGAACGGAATAAACAAAGAGCGTCTTTTGAGTTATGACCGTGCTATCCATTCTGAACCAAATTTTAGAAGAGATCAAAAGGAGGGTCTTTTGCGTGATTTAGGTCACTATATGAGAACACTGAAG GCTGTTCATTCAGGTGCAGATCTTGAGTCTGCTATTGCAAACTGCATGGGCTACAGAACTGAG GGAGAAGGCTTTATGGTTGGAGTCCAGATAAATCCTGTATCAGGCTTGCCATCTGGCTTTCAG GATCTCCTCCATTTTGTCTTAGACCACGTGGAAGATAAAAATGTGGAAGCTCTTCTTGAG GGATTGCTAGAGGCTCGTGAGGAGCTTAGGCCTTTGCTTTTCAAACCAAACAACCGTCTAAAGGATCTGTTGTTTTTGGACATAGCCCTTGATTCTACAGTTAGGACAGCAGTAGAAAGGGGATATGAAGAATTGAATAATGCTAATCCTGAG AAAATCATGTACTTCATCTCCCTCGTTCTTGAAAATCTTGCACTCTCAGTGGACGATAATGAAGATCTAGTTTATTGCTTGAAG GGATGGAATCAAGCTCTTTCAATGTCCAAGGATGGAGGCAACCATTGGGCTTTATTTGCAAAAGCTGTGCTTGACAGAACCCGTCTTGCACTTGCAAGCAAAGCAGAGTGGTACCATCACTTGTTGCAGCCATCTGCAGAATATCTGGGATCGGCACTTGGGGTGGACCAATGGGCT TTGAACATATTTACGGAAGAAATTATTCGTGCTGGATCAGCAGCTTCTTTATCCTCACTTCTTAATAGACTCGATCCTGTGCTTCGGAAAACTGCAAATCTAGGAAG TTGGCAGATTATCAGCCCAATTGAAGCCGTTGGATATGTTGTTGTTGTGGATGAGTTGCTTTCAGTTCAGAATAAAACCTACAAGAATCCCACAATCTTAGTAGCAAAATCTGTTAAAGGAGAGGAGGAAATTCCTGATGGTGCTGTTGCCCTGATAACACCAGACATGCCAGATGTTCTTTCACATGTTTCTGTTCGAGCAAGAAATGGGAAG GTTTGCTTTGCTACATGTTTTGATCCCAATATATTGGCTGACTTCCAAgcaaaagaaggaaggattttgCTCTTAAAGCCTACACCTTCAGACATAATCTATAG TGAGGTGAAAGAGATTGAGCTCCAAAGTTCAAGTAACTTGGTAGAAGCTGAAACTTCAGCAACACTTAAGTTGGTGAGAAAGCAATTTGGTGGTCGTTATGCAATATCATCTGATGAATTCACGAGTGAAATG GTTGGAGCTAAATCACGTAATATTGCATATCTGAAAGGAAAAGTGCCTTCCTGGGTGGGAATTCCTACTTCAGTGGCTCTTCCATTTGGAGTCTTTGAGAAAGTACTTTCAGACGAGATAAATCAG GGAGTGGTGAACAAGTTGCAAATTCTGACGAAAAAACTATCTGAAGGAGAGTTCAGCGCTCTCAGTGAAATTCGCAGAACTGTTTTAGAACTTTCAGCGCCAGCTCAATTG ATCAACGAGCTGCAAGAGAAGATGCAGGGTTCTGGCATGCCTTGGCCTGGTGATGAAGGTCCAAAGCGTTGGGAACAAGCATGGATGGCCATAAAAAAG GTGTGGGCTTCAAAATGGAATGAGAGAGCATACTTCAGCACTAGGAAGGTGAAACTGGATCATGACTATCTGTGCATGGCTGTCCTTGTCCAAGAAATAATTAATGCTGATTATGCATTTGTCATTCACACAACCAACCCATCTTCTGGAGACTCCTCAGAAATATATGCTGAG GTGGTCAGGGGCCTTGGAGAAACACTTGTTGGAGCTTATCCAGGCCGTGCTTTGAGTTTTATCTGCAAGAAAAAGGATCTCAACTCTCCTCAA GTGTTAGGTTACCCAAGCAAACCAATTGGCCTTTTCATAAAAAGATCTATCATCTTCCGATCTGATTCCAATGGTGAGGATTTGGAAGGTTATGCCGGTGCTGGCCTCTATGACAG TGTAccaatggatgaggaggatgaaGTTGTAATTGACTACTCTTCCGACCCATTGATAACTGATGCTAACTTCCGCCAGACAATCCTGTCCAACATTGCTCGTGCGGGAAATGCTATCGAGGAGCTATATGGCTCTCCTCAAGACATCGAGGGTGTAGTGAGGGATGGAAAGATTTATGTCGTTCAGACAAGACCCCAGATGTGA
- the LOC104225269 gene encoding alpha-glucan water dikinase, chloroplastic isoform X1 translates to MSNSIGNNLLHQGFLTSTVLEHKSRISSACVGGNSLFQQQVISQSPLSTEFRGNRLKVQKSKIPMGKQRPISSSPQAVLTTDASSELAEKFSLEGNIELQVDVRPPTSGDVSFVDFQVTNGSDKMFLHWGAVKFGKETWSLPNDRPDGTKVYKNKALRTPFVKAGSNSILRLEIRDAAIEAIEFLIYDEAQDKWIKNNGGNFRVKLSRKETRGPDVSVPEELVQIQAYLRWERKGKQNYTPEQEKEEYEASRTELQEEIARGASIQDIRARLTKTNDKGKRKEEPLPVTKSDIPDDLAQIQAYIRWEKAGKPNYPPEKQIEELEESRRELQLELEKGITLDELRKKITKGEIKTKVAKHLKKSYSTAERIQRKKRDFGQLINKYPSSPAVQVQKVLEEPPALSKIKLYAKEKEEQVDDPVVNKKIFKVDDGELLVLVTKSSGKIKVHLATDVNQPITLHWALSKSPGEWMAPPSSVLPPASVILDKAAETPFSACSSDGLTSKAPPSNTSPGSSILDKGLEIPISASSSDVITSMVQSLDIVIEDDNFVGMPFVLLSGGRWIKNQGSDFYVDFGSASKPALKAAGDGSGTAKSLLDKIADMESEAQKSFMHRFNIAGDLIEEATGAGELGFAGILVWMRFMATRQLIWNKNYNVKPREISKAQDRLTDLLQNAFTNHPQYREILRMIMSTVGRGGEGDVGQRIRDEILVIQRKNDCKGGMMEEWHQKLHNNTSPDDVVICQALIDYIKSDFDIGVYWKTLNENGINKERLLSYDRAIHSEPNFRRDQKEGLLRDLGHYMRTLKAVHSGADLESAIANCMGYRTEGEGFMVGVQINPVSGLPSGFQDLLHFVLDHVEDKNVEALLEGLLEAREELRPLLFKPNNRLKDLLFLDIALDSTVRTAVERGYEELNNANPEKIMYFISLVLENLALSVDDNEDLVYCLKGWNQALSMSKDGGNHWALFAKAVLDRTRLALASKAEWYHHLLQPSAEYLGSALGVDQWALNIFTEEIIRAGSAASLSSLLNRLDPVLRKTANLGSWQIISPIEAVGYVVVVDELLSVQNKTYKNPTILVAKSVKGEEEIPDGAVALITPDMPDVLSHVSVRARNGKVCFATCFDPNILADFQAKEGRILLLKPTPSDIIYSEVKEIELQSSSNLVEAETSATLKLVRKQFGGRYAISSDEFTSEMVGAKSRNIAYLKGKVPSWVGIPTSVALPFGVFEKVLSDEINQGVVNKLQILTKKLSEGEFSALSEIRRTVLELSAPAQLINELQEKMQGSGMPWPGDEGPKRWEQAWMAIKKVWASKWNERAYFSTRKVKLDHDYLCMAVLVQEIINADYAFVIHTTNPSSGDSSEIYAEVVRGLGETLVGAYPGRALSFICKKKDLNSPQVLGYPSKPIGLFIKRSIIFRSDSNGEDLEGYAGAGLYDSVPMDEEDEVVIDYSSDPLITDANFRQTILSNIARAGNAIEELYGSPQDIEGVVRDGKIYVVQTRPQM, encoded by the exons ATGAGTAATTCCATAGGGAATAACTTGCTGCACCAGGGATTCCTTACCTCAACAGTGTTGGAACATAAAAGTAGAATCAGTTCTGCTTGTGTTGGAGGCAACTCTTTGTTTCAACAGCAAGTGATCTCCCAATCGCCTTTATCAACTGAATTTCGAGGTAACAGGTTAAAGGTGCAGAAAAGTAAAATACCTATGGGAAAGCAGCGTCCTATTTCTAGTTCTCCTCAGGCTGTACTAACCACTGATGCTTCTTCTGAG CTTGCAGAAAAGTTCAGCCTAGAAGGGAATATTGAGCTACAG GTTGATGTTAGGCCTCCCACTTCAGGTGACGTGTCCTTTGTGGATTTCCAAGTTACAAATGGCAGTGACAAAATGTTTTTGCACTGGGGGGCAGTAAAGTTCGGGAAAGA AACATGGTCTCTTCCAAACGATCGTCCAGATGGAACCAAAGTGTACAAGAACAAAGCACTTAGAACTCCTTTTGTTAAA GCTGGCTCTAACTCCATCCTGAGACTGGAGATACGGGATGCTGCTATAGAAGCTATAGAGTTTCTCATATACGATGAAGCCCAAGATAAATG GATAAAGAATAATGGTGGTAATTTTCGTGTCAAATTGTCAAGAAAAGAGACACGAGGCCCTGATGTTTCAGTTCCTGAGGAGCTTGTGCAGATCCAAGCATATTTGAGGTGGGAGAGGAAGGGAAAACAGAATTACACCCCTGAGCAAGAGAAG GAGGAATACGAGGCTTCTCGAACTGAGCTACAGGAGGAAATAGCTCGTGGTGCTTCCATACAGGATATTCGAGCCAGGCTAACAAAAACTAATGATAAAGGTAAAAGGAAAGAAGAGCCTCTTCCTGTAACAAAGAGTGATATACCCGATGACCTTGCCCAAATACAAGCTTACATTAGGTGGGAGAAAGCAGGAAAGCCGAACTATCCTCCAGAAAAACAAATT GAAGAACTGGAAGAATCAAGAAGAGAATTgcaacttgagcttgagaaagGCATTACACTTGATGAGTTGCGGAAAAAGATTACAAAAGGGGAGATAAAAACTAAGGTGGCCAAGCACCTGAAAAAAAGTTATTCTACCGCTGAAAGAAtccaaagaaagaagagagactTTGGGCAGCTTATTAATAAGTATCCTTCCAGTCCTGCAGTGCAAGTACAAAAGGTCTTGGAAGAACCACCAGCCTTATCTAAAATTAAGCTTTATGCCAAGGAAAAGGAGGAGCAGGTTGATGATCCAGTCGTAAATAAAAAGATATTTAAGGTTGATGATGGGGAGCTACTG GTACTGGTAACAAAGTCCTCTGGGAAGATAAAAGTACATCTAGCTACAGACGTAAATCAGCCAATTACTCTTCACTGGGCGTTATCCAAAAGTCCTGGAGAGTGGATG GCACCACCTTCAAGCGTATTGCCTCCTGCGTCAGTTATTTTAGACAAGGCTGCTGAAACACCTTTTTCAGCCTGTTCTTCTGATGGTCTAACTTCTAAG GCACCACCTTCGAATACGTCACCTGGATCCAGTATATTAGACAAGGGTTTGGAAATCCCTATTTCAGCCAGTTCTTCTGATGTTATAACTTCTATG GTCCAATCTTTGGATATAGTAATTGAAGATGACAACTTCGTGGGGATGCCATTTGTTCTTTTATCTGGTGGAAGATGGATTAAAAACCAAGGGTCGGACTTCTATGTTGACTTTGGTTCTGCATCTAAACCAGCTCTCAAG GCTGCTGGGGATGGCAGTGGAACTGCAAAATCTTTACTGGATAAAATAGCAGATATGGAAAGTGAGGCTCAGAAGTCATTTATGCACCG GTTTAATATTGCAGGTGACTTGATAGAAGAAGCCACTGGTGCTGGTGAACTTGGTTTTGCTGGAATTCTTGTGTGGATGAGGTTCATGGCTACAAGGCAGCTGATCTGGAACAAAAACTATAACGTCAAACCACG TGAAATAAGTAAAGCTCAGGACAGGCTTACAGACTTGTTGCAGAATGCTTTCACCAATCACCCTCAGTACCGTGAAATTTTGCGGATGATTATGTCAACTGTTGGACGTGGAGGTGAAGGAGACGTAGGACAGCGAATTAGGGATGAAATTTTGGTTATCCAG AGGAAAAATGACTGCAAGGGTGGCATGATGGAAGAATGGCATCAGAAGCTGCATAACAACACTAGTCCTGATGATGTTGTGATCTGTCAG GCATTGATTGACTATATCAAGAGTGACTTTGATATTGGTGTTTATTGGAAAACCCTGAATGAGAACGGAATAAACAAAGAGCGTCTTTTGAGTTATGACCGTGCTATCCATTCTGAACCAAATTTTAGAAGAGATCAAAAGGAGGGTCTTTTGCGTGATTTAGGTCACTATATGAGAACACTGAAG GCTGTTCATTCAGGTGCAGATCTTGAGTCTGCTATTGCAAACTGCATGGGCTACAGAACTGAG GGAGAAGGCTTTATGGTTGGAGTCCAGATAAATCCTGTATCAGGCTTGCCATCTGGCTTTCAG GATCTCCTCCATTTTGTCTTAGACCACGTGGAAGATAAAAATGTGGAAGCTCTTCTTGAG GGATTGCTAGAGGCTCGTGAGGAGCTTAGGCCTTTGCTTTTCAAACCAAACAACCGTCTAAAGGATCTGTTGTTTTTGGACATAGCCCTTGATTCTACAGTTAGGACAGCAGTAGAAAGGGGATATGAAGAATTGAATAATGCTAATCCTGAG AAAATCATGTACTTCATCTCCCTCGTTCTTGAAAATCTTGCACTCTCAGTGGACGATAATGAAGATCTAGTTTATTGCTTGAAG GGATGGAATCAAGCTCTTTCAATGTCCAAGGATGGAGGCAACCATTGGGCTTTATTTGCAAAAGCTGTGCTTGACAGAACCCGTCTTGCACTTGCAAGCAAAGCAGAGTGGTACCATCACTTGTTGCAGCCATCTGCAGAATATCTGGGATCGGCACTTGGGGTGGACCAATGGGCT TTGAACATATTTACGGAAGAAATTATTCGTGCTGGATCAGCAGCTTCTTTATCCTCACTTCTTAATAGACTCGATCCTGTGCTTCGGAAAACTGCAAATCTAGGAAG TTGGCAGATTATCAGCCCAATTGAAGCCGTTGGATATGTTGTTGTTGTGGATGAGTTGCTTTCAGTTCAGAATAAAACCTACAAGAATCCCACAATCTTAGTAGCAAAATCTGTTAAAGGAGAGGAGGAAATTCCTGATGGTGCTGTTGCCCTGATAACACCAGACATGCCAGATGTTCTTTCACATGTTTCTGTTCGAGCAAGAAATGGGAAG GTTTGCTTTGCTACATGTTTTGATCCCAATATATTGGCTGACTTCCAAgcaaaagaaggaaggattttgCTCTTAAAGCCTACACCTTCAGACATAATCTATAG TGAGGTGAAAGAGATTGAGCTCCAAAGTTCAAGTAACTTGGTAGAAGCTGAAACTTCAGCAACACTTAAGTTGGTGAGAAAGCAATTTGGTGGTCGTTATGCAATATCATCTGATGAATTCACGAGTGAAATG GTTGGAGCTAAATCACGTAATATTGCATATCTGAAAGGAAAAGTGCCTTCCTGGGTGGGAATTCCTACTTCAGTGGCTCTTCCATTTGGAGTCTTTGAGAAAGTACTTTCAGACGAGATAAATCAG GGAGTGGTGAACAAGTTGCAAATTCTGACGAAAAAACTATCTGAAGGAGAGTTCAGCGCTCTCAGTGAAATTCGCAGAACTGTTTTAGAACTTTCAGCGCCAGCTCAATTG ATCAACGAGCTGCAAGAGAAGATGCAGGGTTCTGGCATGCCTTGGCCTGGTGATGAAGGTCCAAAGCGTTGGGAACAAGCATGGATGGCCATAAAAAAG GTGTGGGCTTCAAAATGGAATGAGAGAGCATACTTCAGCACTAGGAAGGTGAAACTGGATCATGACTATCTGTGCATGGCTGTCCTTGTCCAAGAAATAATTAATGCTGATTATGCATTTGTCATTCACACAACCAACCCATCTTCTGGAGACTCCTCAGAAATATATGCTGAG GTGGTCAGGGGCCTTGGAGAAACACTTGTTGGAGCTTATCCAGGCCGTGCTTTGAGTTTTATCTGCAAGAAAAAGGATCTCAACTCTCCTCAA GTGTTAGGTTACCCAAGCAAACCAATTGGCCTTTTCATAAAAAGATCTATCATCTTCCGATCTGATTCCAATGGTGAGGATTTGGAAGGTTATGCCGGTGCTGGCCTCTATGACAG TGTAccaatggatgaggaggatgaaGTTGTAATTGACTACTCTTCCGACCCATTGATAACTGATGCTAACTTCCGCCAGACAATCCTGTCCAACATTGCTCGTGCGGGAAATGCTATCGAGGAGCTATATGGCTCTCCTCAAGACATCGAGGGTGTAGTGAGGGATGGAAAGATTTATGTCGTTCAGACAAGACCCCAGATGTGA